In the genome of Trypanosoma brucei gambiense DAL972 chromosome 11, complete sequence, the window GTCAAACTTGAGCATGATGGCGCTACACGATGGACAACGCGCGTCGTAAGCGAGACTCACTCGTTCCGCCGGAGGAAGCTTAATGGTAAAGTTGCACACGGGAAAGCCACGGCAAGCTAAAAAGAAACCCGAGTTATTGGAGCGAATACGAAGCCCGTTCTTTTTGCAAGACATACAGTTTGTGATTGTCACCGTTTCATGTCCCTTCGCTAGCGGGCAGTCAGCACCACAGTGAAAACAACGAAACTCTGCCAACGATTCCATCTCGGCACCTGGTGGAGGCGATGTGAAACAGTAGGGGCACACCGTGTGAGATGTGCCCTTGTCGATGTTCGTTATCTCTAGCACGCCAAATTTGCATATCACACAACGGTGACCACTGCGTTCTATGCGGTTATGCCGCCCATTCGGGACACGATACTCCTTTTGACATGTATCGCAACGCACGAACCAGGGGTTGCGCTCCTTCTGGACATGTTCCATCAAGTTCATAGGGTTACCGCAAGTCCCGCACTCCACCAGCCCACTAGCCGAAATGTGAGCTCTGGAGGTTCCAACCTCCTCCACGGCAGTCTGATACACGGGGTCGAGATGGAGGTGCAGCACTCTGTTCATCGCATCAGTTAAACTCAACATCTTTTGAAATATTTCCCTGTATAGGCGGACGGCGGCGTCAACAACGTCCCTCCTCGTCGCCTTTCCCGCGGCGATATCCGCCATTGCGAGCTCCATCTGAGCCCGCATCTGCGGTTGCAGAAGGCTAACCAGTCCATTTACCTCGTAAGCCGACGCAAGCGCATTGCCAACATGTGTGGGAACTAACGAAGAACCCTCACGCTTTACGTACTCCCTTTCCACTACAGTCTTGATGTGGTGTGATATTGTCGCATCAGTCCCTATACCATGTTTATCCATCAGCGTTATAAGGTCCGCCTCCGTTAAATTGGGGGGTGGAGAGGTGCGATGCTGTTCAAGGTCTGCATGTGTCGGGCGAAAACGCTCGCCTTGCTTGTAGGTTGGCAGAGTTGTGCTCTTCCATCGTTCGTAGATATACACCTCCATCCAACCCTTTTCATCAATGGTTGTCCCAGATGTTGTGAATTTTTCGCCACCGTACACAACGGCGACGGAAGTGGTGGAAGCCACGGCGTCGGGTGAAGTACACGCCAAAAAGTGGCGCACAATCAGGTTATACAGTTTAGCCCTGCCGTCGTTGGCAGCGGGCATCGGCTTCGTGGGATAGATAGGTGGATGTGCCTTGTCATCATGACCACCATTCAGCGGCCGACGAAATTTTCTGTTTGGATCGGCAAGCATCGCTTCCACAAACCCACTAACTTCCGGGTTCCGCCTCTGCGATCCCACTATATCCAGCAGTTCGTTGTCTGTGAACGAGAAAGAGTCGGTTTCAGTACGCGGGTACGATATGTACCCTTCTTGATAGAGGCTCTCTGCCCAGGTCATGCACTGATCAGACGATATGCGCAGGTGTGCGGTACACAATTTCTGCAACATGACAGTTGAAAGCGGGAAAGGCGGACGTCGTCTGTTGGGTCGCTTCATAACTTCCACAACCTCCGCTTCAGGCCTCGTGCGCGCCTCATCAAACATCTGCTGAAGCACCACAGCTGCCGCTATCTTGTCGTATATAGGGCCACGCACACTGTTAAAAGAAGTATCACCGTGCTGGAGAGTGAGTGTGAAGTAATCCTCCGGCACAAACCCTTTCTGCTCCCAGCCACGCTGAACCAGAAACCCAAGAGTTGGAAACTGGCACGGACCAAAGCTCAGGACCTTTGGAAAGTTTTTGAACTGGCTGCAAAACTTCAGGGTTTGGAATCGCGTGAAAACCGCCCCGAGGCGAAGATCGAGCTCTTGACGGGCCTCTACGGCCTCGGAAAGGGCCCTGTTTGGGGCTTTGAGATTGCGCATCGCGCCAAGTATATCACGCTTCGTAAGCGCAGAGAAATGTGCACGGCAAATAGAAATCGAACTGTGCTCCTTCTGCACCACATCAATCACCTCGAAGCAgatgttttccccctcacgATCACAGTCCATCCACAGGGCAAGTGTCGTGGCACGCCTTCCAAGTTCCCTCAGGTTCTTCTGAATCTCACTAAGATCCGACCTCACGCGCTTCACCGTGCCCAAAGTGAATAAGTCAATGATAGGGAAACTTGCCCAGCCCGCTGCTTGTGGTGGAAAGTCGGACTCCATCAGGTGCCCCGATACGGAGGTACATATCATTGTCTTCCCCTCAAAATTAAACTCGAAAACTGGATTATAGATGGAATGACTGCGAATAGTTCTTTGGTTACCACCCGAAAGAATGGTTGCTATTTCCCTCGCCACGCTGGGCTTCTCCGCAACATTCAGCCATATTGTCATCCCTCACGTGACCACTGCAGGCGCTATGATcggttttccttttcgtcccCTTCCTTTGTTATCCTTTCCACTAGGGGCCCCACCCCGCGTAACACAGGACGCCTTGTGCAGCCGCGACGTCTGCTACGCCGGTGTTGGCGATTAGGGATCCCTACAAACACATGTGGTACATATgcataacaaaaataaagtaaaatggAAAGGGGACAATGGTGAAAAAACACTCAAATAATGGGGAAGGATCCAAGGgccaacaaaagaaacacaacgcACGTGGACCGGGGCGGGAACTCGTGCGCCGCGGTATACAGTTACTTCTGTTGCAGCCTTCAACATGCTGGTTAACAGCAAGATTGGAACCAACGTCACATGACGGAGGAAACAATAGGGGCTACCAACAAAGAGATAAAGACTACAGGGGAGCAAAAGTAATAGTGATCAACGCATCTCTGTATTGCGTGTGAAAAGGTCTTTGCCTCGACAACAACTCGGCGACCTATAGCTCCACGCAAACATAATCGGCGTACGCACGTGTGCATGTATGTATACACATGATTTCGCGCCAAGGGGACGAAGGGAAGACAATCCCACTCCTTTCTACCATACCTATACAATCCCTCCAACTTTACAATGGCACGAACATGtgaacacgcacacacgcaagcATGTGAAACACCGGGGGCACCTTCACTGACGGGCTCTCTTGCAATTATTGTTTCCGTTCCTGATTAACTGGACAATAACTGGTATGGCTTTCGTTTCAGCTGTTCTGGCCTTCAACAACACTTGAAGAGAGGGGGGTACACCGCTACCGTCGCTTCGATTGAAGTCTGAAGTTTTTCGTTTGCATATTGATTTAATTACCTttgctcctttcctttcacaTTTTATTCACAGTTCATTCCCTTGTTATAGCTTCTCTATCCACTCGTTCTCCTTCCTTCAagctgttttttcccccgttgGCACACCAAAAACAGAGTAGCTGAGAAAGGGAATATTGCAATGCGTAAATAATCTCTTTACAGTCGAATCACGACAATCATCATGCCCCAGAAGGCACACGTCTTTTCTGCTATTTTCGCCCAGATTTTCATATGTGTACCTATAGATATAtatcatataaatatatatatatatatatatataacatttcctttcactCACAATTTATCCCCTCCCTATCTTCCCATTATATTTTTCTCCATCGGCAACTTATTACACACTTCATACAAGCCTCTTTGGCGGCATGTTACCGCAAGAAAGGACTTTGTGTATTGTATTTCACACTTGCTAGTGGAAACGAGGCGAATGGCCTGCTCTCGCTGCCTCCGTACATCCCTCACTTTCCGCCGGCCGGTCTCCACCCTTCTCAGTTCACGGGTTGCTCGTCAGTCCAGAGGTTGAGGTTGTCTCGGAGGAGACGAACAATGAGGTTTGACTCACGGTAGGCCTCGTCATCAAGCGTTTCCAGCTCTGTCACGGCCTCATCGTATGCCTGCCGTGCGAGGTGGAACCCCTTCTCATGTTCCTTCATGATTTCATAGTAAAAGACAGAGAAGTTTAGTGCAAGGCCGAGGCGAATTGGATGTGTGGGTGCCAGTGAACTGTTCGCCACCTCCGTGGCCTTGGCGTAGGCGTCGAGTGCAAGCTGCCTCTGATCACCTTCCGGTGCGATCTCGGCGTAGTAGCGGTGGTAGTCGCCCTTCATTTTAAGGTAGAATACCTTCGCTTCACCTCCCTGGGAAGCAGGGATTAGGTACGTGTCAAGCAGTGACAGTAAGTCGTCGCAAACCGCCGCTAGTTCCGCCTCAAATTCGCGGCGAAGTGAGACGATCAACTCCATATTGTCACTCTTCTCCTTGGTGCTTTCGCGGTTCTCAATAGAAGTGATGATGCGCCACGCATTGCGACGGGAACCGATAACGTTCTTGTACGCCATCGAGAGCAGGTTACGCTCCTCTGTGTCAAGTTCGCTGTTCATCTTCACCAACTTGCGCATGCATTGTACCATCTCGTCGTACCGCTCCGCCTCTTCCGTTAGCTTAGCCATGAACACGAGATCCTTGGTGGCATCGGGAAGTTTGAACTCTGACAGGTTCTTCTTTGGAACAACTTCATCGAGGAGCACGGCGTTGTACCACTTGATGCAGTCCGTCATTGTTTGTTGCCTCGTGTTATATTACCTTCAGGTATCCTCTCCTTAGCCTCGTAACGACCGCCTAGGCACTTTACGAAAATTTGTATGAGCGACAATTAAATATGATTAGCGTCCACAACCTAGGTAAACCTTTGCTATCCGTCGATGCTCTACTGGCCTCCTTGAAGTGGCTGCTAAGGCTGTTTTTCGCTCACCCTTTGCCTTCCCGCTCTatacttttctttgtttcactAGAACCTTCCGCAGACGGTGTGGAGTTAATCACCAGTTGTTGCTTGGCGTGTTATTGATTGTGTTTCCCCTTAAATAACTTTCTTCTACAAGTCCGTGATGCTCtcgcagaaaagaaaaaaggaaaaaaaggaacgcgCTTTCTGCGGCAAGAAAGGTGAGTTAACAGCAGCATTCCGGTGTGAAAAGATAAGGAGGAGACAGAAAGGGTAGTATGTTtaaacacaagaaaaagcggCTTGCACTGTATTAAAAGCACGGTAcccaaacacaaaagaaacatgaaaaacaaaacaataactaACCAAAAGTGAGaactggaaaaacaaaaaaaaagtggggaacAAAGTCCACCGCATGTAATCTAAGAGAGGAGGTCACTGCAACACCGCCTCTATAAAAACAACACGCGcatgtatttaaaaaatggcacaaatatacatatatatatatatatatttcatgTCAAACATAAGTCGCGgttgtcgttgtttctgaacaaacaaagaagtgTCACACACAGGCACCATCTTATTCTCTCCTTTGCCTCCTGTGCGCGCAGCTATTCCGGTAAATATATTTGGGCTCTTTTGCCCTCTCCTTGTTATGCATCTATGTTTGTTTTATGCTTTCATTGAATCTATGGTTTAACGCTCCCAACCCATAGAGTTGTCACTTTGACAACTCAACGAGCCGCTGGTGAAGCGCCTCTGCCTGTTCCGTCTGCCCTCGCAGCAGCGTCATAACGTCCAAACCGGATGGGGCTGTAGGAAAGGCGTGTGCGTAAGTTGATGGCACTCGCTGCTCCCGTTGAGGGGGTTTCCGTTCCATGGTCTCTAAGGAATAGCACGGCCGCATTTCCATGTCACGTTCTAGAAGCGCGTGTACAAGTCGACGCCGCACAGTCTCCGCCTGGGAACTCTCCACCTTCGCCTGCTTTTTAATTCGCTTGAGCTCCTGTCGAACGAGCCGCACGCGTCGATCGGCCGCGTCTTCCAAATCCTTAACGTGCGTCTCTGACACCTCCACAAGGCGACGTGCCTCCTGGAGCTCCTCCTCGCGGAAACGCAATTGAATGCGTAGTCGTTCCACCTCCAATCCACTCTCTTCCTGGCCTTTATGAGACGCAACCAAATCCTGTACTTGTTTGCGCGCGGCTGCGAGATGCTGCGAGAGGTGATCTCGCTCGGCTGTTAACCACTCCTCGCGCTGGGTGAGGGCCTCCATTTGGGTTCGCAACTGCTTACACTCCGCCGCATAGCTCTCAAGTTTTGCCTCACGTTGCCGCAACAAGCGCTTGCTCTCCTCAAGTTCTGCACGAGTTTGCTCCACACGCCAcccctgttgttgctgctccgAGCGAGAATCTGCCAGTAACTTTTGCACGGCGGCAACTTCCTCACGCGCGTCTGCGCGCACAGTTTCCAGCTGTTGGTGAACAGATCGTTGCAGCGCCGAATATTTCTCCTGCTCCTGAACCCTTTGTGCTGCCGCTTCGTCCGCTGCCGCAGAGAGCTGACTCACACGCTCTAACAGCCGAGCCTTCTCTTCAGCGTCTTCAATGCGCAATGCCTCTAACTCCTCCGCATGCCTCGACTCTGCCTCACACAGTCGGATCTGCGCATCGCGAAGCTCGGCCGTTAGAGTTTCCACCTGAAGCGCAGCCTTCCTGGCATCAGACACACACTTTTCGCGCGACACGGCGGCATCGTTCTGCAAATCTGAGGACCGCCGCACGAGAGAGCGCATTTGAAGCAGTTCTGCCTCCATACTCCGACAACGCTGCTCTACCTCCAATTGCCGCCCTTGTTGCTCACGCAAAGCATTATGAGCGGTCAAAAGTTGTTGACTGAAGCGTTCCCTCTCCTCCAGCAGCTGTCCATTCTGTACTGCGCACCGCTCTTCAAGCTCAGAAACCTGTCGTTTCAACTGCTGAACAACCGTCACGTCAGCCGACACGTTCAGACGTTGCTGAAGATCTTTTATCTGCGCCCGTAACTGGTCCATCTGCTGCTCCTGTTCCAGCAAGTTGTCGGCAACGGCGTGCCGTGCATTTTCCAGTCGCCCCTTGAGGTGCTCCACAGACACTGTCGCTGCAAGGTATCGGTCCTTGTAGGCCAGAGCCTCCTCTAGCTCCTTCTTCAGCTCCCGCATCCCGCTATTTAACCTGTCCTCATTGTTCTTAGCTGCCTCCAACTGCTTCACAAGCCGCTCACTCCGTTCCCGCTCACTTTGCAACTCGTGAGTCACGCCAGCATATTTCTCACTAAGGGCAGCGAAGTTCTCTCGGAACTCGGTGCAAACCGCCAGCAGCTCACTGTACGTTTTCATTGTACTACCACGCTATCCCTCCCTTCCAGTAGCTGAGCGATGAGTGACTTCTGCAAATATTAACagacaaaaagtaaatagaAACGAAATGAGATTAAAAAGCTGAAACAGTAATGCAGGAAGCAGTTACAATACCTCAAGATACGCGTATATAATAACGTATTGGATAGCCTGGAAGAAGACgatttttaacaaaaaaaaaaacacgccgACAGATGCACACAAAGAGAAATTCTGCCACGTGCAAATAGCTAAGAAGCAAAGTACGCAATCATTCTCTAAAACTGTGTACCCGCCAGCACACCGCACAACAATCACAACACCATCTACTCCAACTATCACTttaccttccccctcccttcaccTCCACCCCTCTTAAAACACTGAGGGCATGTTCACTTCACATGCATACGAACAGGGGGTAGTCATAACACCGTTCAGAATTTGGTATATAAGCTCCCCCAAAGTGCAGCGACACGGCTTCCTTCTCACACAAGTTTTTCACTTACGTAGGCGTGCCCAGAATGCGATTACCCGTCAGATAGGGGAAGAGGGCAGAACAGGAGGAAAAGTTAGCGatccaggaaaaaaaaaagaaagttcgATGATATGGCAAAGAGAGGAGTTACGACTTCGTTGCGACAATGATTCTACACACCATCGACGCGAGTTGCAACGGTGTGCCTACACCCTCAGCTACCCTCATCGTCACCTCTCCTATAATACGCAGAACTTGTAGTTGCTGCTTCTCGTCGCGGAATAATTTAACATTCTGAGCGGCGCGGAAGAACGTCGAGATAACATCGGAGGTAGCATAACCACGACCCAAAAGCCGCTGCATCTCCTTATGCGCTGCGGCAAGGTCTTGTTTCACACAGCTAGTCAATATGGCTTCAACAAGCTGGGGATGAGGTAAGTCGCACACCTTGAACACATTATCCGCATTCACCAGACTGTATCCCGAACACGTTGCCTGCAGCGCATTCACAGCGGAACGAAGGTCACCGTCAGCGAGATAGAGCAGTGCCTCGAGCCCGTCATCAGTGTATGCAACATTCTCTTGTTGAATGATGTACATGAGGCGCCTCAGGATATCAGTGTGGGAGAGTTTTCTGAAGCGCACTACGGCACAGCGTGATTGAATTGGTTCTATAATTTTATGGCTGTTATTACACGCAAACGCAAACCTCGTCGTACTGGAGTGAAGCTCAATGGTGCGGCGCAGGGCCTGTTGAGCAGCGGGTGTCATGCTGTCTGCCTCGTCAAGAATTACAATTTTGTGCAGATTGATTTTCCGGTTGTTCGAGTCACCCACTCTCTGCGGGAGGGTTTTCTTCGTCTGCGCGAAAAGTTTGATTTTCTCCCGCACCACGTCAAGGCCCCGATCATCGCTGGCATTAAGCTCCAACACGGCATCCTTTAGtgcgttgttgtttgagCCACCACCATCCGGATCACTGAGGAGGCTTCGAGCGAGGCATAGCATACTTGTGGTCTTCCCTGTGCCCGGCGGCCCACAGAGCAATAGATTTGGAAGGTTCCCCTCGCGCGCGATAACTTGCAACCGTGCAACGGCATCAGCATTTCCAACAATGTCTTCCATCGACATCGGGCGGTATTTCTCCACCCAAGGTACTGTCTGTTGTGTCATCTTGTGGAAGTTACCTGGTGGCACACAATACACTGTTATATGTCACGCAACCGCGCAGTTTCAAGTGCCTAAGCACAACAAATACCAGGTCGCTAGACTGCTTTACAGCTAGAGTACAATTTGT includes:
- a CDS encoding DNA topoisomerase III, putative — encoded protein: MTIWLNVAEKPSVAREIATILSGGNQRTIRSHSIYNPVFEFNFEGKTMICTSVSGHLMESDFPPQAAGWASFPIIDLFTLGTVKRVRSDLSEIQKNLRELGRRATTLALWMDCDREGENICFEVIDVVQKEHSSISICRAHFSALTKRDILGAMRNLKAPNRALSEAVEARQELDLRLGAVFTRFQTLKFCSQFKNFPKVLSFGPCQFPTLGFLVQRGWEQKGFVPEDYFTLTLQHGDTSFNSVRGPIYDKIAAAVVLQQMFDEARTRPEAEVVEVMKRPNRRRPPFPLSTVMLQKLCTAHLRISSDQCMTWAESLYQEGYISYPRTETDSFSFTDNELLDIVGSQRRNPEVSGFVEAMLADPNRKFRRPLNGGHDDKAHPPIYPTKPMPAANDGRAKLYNLIVRHFLACTSPDAVASTTSVAVVYGGEKFTTSGTTIDEKGWMEVYIYERWKSTTLPTYKQGERFRPTHADLEQHRTSPPPNLTEADLITLMDKHGIGTDATISHHIKTVVEREYVKREGSSLVPTHVGNALASAYEVNGLVSLLQPQMRAQMELAMADIAAGKATRRDVVDAAVRLYREIFQKMLSLTDAMNRVLHLHLDPVYQTAVEEVGTSRAHISASGLVECGTCGNPMNLMEHVQKERNPWFVRCDTCQKEYRVPNGRHNRIERSGHRCVICKFGVLEITNIDKGTSHTVCPYCFTSPPPGAEMESLAEFRCFHCGADCPLAKGHETVTITNCMSCKKNGLRIRSNNSGFFLACRGFPVCNFTIKLPPAERVSLAYDARCPSCSAIMLKFDFGGSPAVPGVQEGEKVCVFCDARMKEHIRTKGNNVLRGSRSAPQERQLAQQQQPRPAYTLPSIDVNSGLFQIPPGLADGAATPLCHCGLPAVHLVSGQAASRGRRFVKCDGSKCQFFQWLD
- a CDS encoding 14-3-3-like protein, putative produces the protein MTDCIKWYNAVLLDEVVPKKNLSEFKLPDATKDLVFMAKLTEEAERYDEMVQCMRKLVKMNSELDTEERNLLSMAYKNVIGSRRNAWRIITSIENRESTKEKSDNMELIVSLRREFEAELAAVCDDLLSLLDTYLIPASQGGEAKVFYLKMKGDYHRYYAEIAPEGDQRQLALDAYAKATEVANSSLAPTHPIRLGLALNFSVFYYEIMKEHEKGFHLARQAYDEAVTELETLDDEAYRESNLIVRLLRDNLNLWTDEQPVN
- a CDS encoding replication factor C, subunit 4, putative, with translation MTQQTVPWVEKYRPMSMEDIVGNADAVARLQVIAREGNLPNLLLCGPPGTGKTTSMLCLARSLLSDPDGGGSNNNALKDAVLELNASDDRGLDVVREKIKLFAQTKKTLPQRVGDSNNRKINLHKIVILDEADSMTPAAQQALRRTIELHSSTTRFAFACNNSHKIIEPIQSRCAVVRFRKLSHTDILRRLMYIIQQENVAYTDDGLEALLYLADGDLRSAVNALQATCSGYSLVNADNVFKVCDLPHPQLVEAILTSCVKQDLAAAHKEMQRLLGRGYATSDVISTFFRAAQNVKLFRDEKQQLQVLRIIGEVTMRVAEGVGTPLQLASMVCRIIVATKS